CTCCCAGAACCGCAGACAGCAACGGTAACCGGACGGATGGCGACGCGAGAGCGTTATAGCGAGGGACGACTGCGCCTCGTGCCGGTCGGGCTGGTCGAAAGCGGTCCATCAGAAACGCTCCAGATCGATTCTAACACCGGAGATGAGAGTGAGACAGTCGAATTACAGGGCGAGACACTCGTATACCCCGTGGATAAGGGCAGTGGCGCAACGACGAGCCTCGTCGAAGCCGACGGCATCGTCGAGATGCATCCGGACACGCGGTCGCTCACGATGGGTAAGCGCATTGACGTTTCTCTGTTCTCACCGGACGTGCGTCCACCAACGCTGTTCGGCGTCGGAGAGGACGATCCTGCGCTTTCGCGCCTCCTCGATCACCTCGAACGGCCTCGCTATCTCAGCCTCGGCAGCCGAGAAGGACTTCGTCGCCTCCGCAACGGCGTTACTGATATCGCGGTCGTCGCATCGGGTGACCCGTCACAGTCCGCCTTGGAATCCAGATTTGAGACCGAATTCGAGACGGTTCCGCTCGGCAGCTGGGAGCGCGAATGGGGTCTCGCTGTTCAGGCCGGAAATCCTGATGGTATCGAGGGACTGTCTGATCTCATCGAGCGCGATCTCCGGTTTGTGAACCGATCGTCACACTCCAGTCTTCGATCAACACTCACTGACGCGATCGCTGTGCTGGCTGCAGAACGCGATGAGACACGCCACGAGTGCATCGATGCGATCGACGGATTCGAGATGGCAGTTCGAGCCCACGAGAGTCCGGTCCGAACGGTGCTCGCCGGAACGGCCGACGCAGGACTCGGCCTTCGTGTTACTGCGAATAAGCTCGATATGGACTTTGTCTCACTCGGGACCGAGCAGGTTCGCGTGCTTGCGAATCCGGATCGGACCGAAAAGGGCGACGTCGCCACGCTCCAGTCCACCGTCTCCGATGTAGAGGCTCTTTTCGACGAACTCCCCGGCTATCGACGGTCGTAGGCTCAACATTTTGTGCCACAACCGAGTGTCACGATTCGGACGCTCGTGCCGCTGACTATAGATTTTGAGTGATAGCAGGGCGCCAAAGACTTCAAACGACTCCCTCACGTTATCTCAGTTGGGACGAGTTCCCGGTGTAAACATGAGCTGTGATCACAATCTCGATGCCGAGTACCTGTACCCATCCGACGCGGTCGTACTTGAGTTGTACGACGATTCCGAGGTCGATACTCTCGGTATCCGATTTGCCCTTCCGTGTCCGGACTGTGATGCAACGCTCGAACTCACTGCTACCGTCGATCACATTGGAGAGACCGAGCTCCAACCACCGATCGAAGAAGAGGATGATATCTACGATTGACACCGGGGACTACGAGTTGAAGACGAAACGACGGAGGGTTGGTCGTATGCGCGTGTGTCGGGATGTGGCTGTGGGTCAGTCTTTTGAAAGCGTACGGGTTGGTTGGGAAACGAGCTCGTCCAGCTGCGTTACCCGGTGATCGCCGAGAACACATACCCCCCGACGGTCGTGTCCGTGGCGCTCGATGTGGACGCTGTCCAACCCAGCGTTCCAGGCCGCACCAATGTCCTGTGGACTGTCCCCAACGAGAACACCCCGAGCGCCGTTCCCGTTCCCGTTCCCGTTCCCGTTCAGTTTTGTGTTGACTCCCATCGCTTGCATTGCTGTTTGTACCGGTTCTGGATCTGGTTTCCAGCCGCTCTCATCGGTGCAACAGAAGACGGTATCGAACCAATCTCGGATGTCGAGATGATCGAGGACCGGTTCAGTGAGGTACTGTTGACAGTGAGTGACCAACCCAACAGGGCCGTCTATATCTGAGAGGACGCGATCTGCGTCCTTATACAAAAAGGTCGCTGCTGCGCGCGATTCGGCATCCTCGACCTCGTGAAATGTCGACCAGAAGTTGGCGGGGTCGATACCCATCTGCGAGAAGAGATCGCCACGCTTGCCATCAAAACCGTACCAGAGCGCGGCCATCTCCCACTCCGAGAACTCGTGACCGATCCGATCTCCAACGATTGTCAGCACCTCCTTCGTATAGCTTTGCTCGACATCGACGAGTGTACCGTCGAGATCAAACACCCAGAAATCATAGGACGCGGATGACGAAGACATTGGACGTTCTGTTACGCCGCGTATCATCATATGACTTCCGCTAACGGTAGCTGCGCCTGATCAACGGAACTGACTGTCCTTTACAGATCACTGTCCGAACAGAGATTTTCAGTCTGTTACTGACCAGTTAGTTGACGAAGGAACAGCTTACTGGCCAACTCCACTCAGAACGTGCAAAGCGAAAGATTACGCGCCGTAGACATCGACACCGTTGGACATGACAATCATTCCGAACGGTGTCTTGCGGAGATAACCTGCGCATACCCTCTGGTCTCCGATTCTCGCGAGAGTGAAGGTTATACGTGTGGGGTGATAACTCGAACCTGGAGAATGATTGGCAATGAAACTTCTCGACCACGTCCGAGGACGCAGTCATGCATCTCCCCCCGAACCATATCAGTGTCAATGCTGTGACCACCGATTTGCTTACCAACGGCAAGTATGCCCGTTCTGTGGGGGATACACAATCGAACGAACCGATTGGAACTCTCGGGTCAATCCCGATGAACACGCACCCCTCGACGAGCAACAGCGTTGCCTGTAGGGTGAAGAAAACTCTCTCCTCGAAACGGAAGCAGTGCCCTATACCAGCGTATGCACCGTATTCGAGACAGGCTGGTGTCTACTACCACCAACCAGTACCGACAGCTACCACGTCACACTGAGAAACAGCCGTTTGTCTCGAATGGAATCGTCTGCTAGTCACGACTTTTTACAGCTCCACGACGCGTTTATGTGGTGAAACGGGCCACGGGACGAGACTGTTCCTGCTTTCGGGAAACGGAGCTCACACAAAGTATATACTCCCAATCGGTGAATTTTTCGCAAATGTCTGGTACTCCCGCGATCGAAGCCACGAGGCTAGCGAAACACTACAGCGACACGGTC
The nucleotide sequence above comes from Halocatena marina. Encoded proteins:
- a CDS encoding molybdopterin biosynthesis protein, encoding MRKEFRDLAPPETVHETIASLDLAGETEHVPLRDAGGRVLAARLDAALDVPGFDRASVDGYAVQARDTFETDESDPTLLQKVGTVHAGTEPDVEIAAGECAAISTGAVLPAGADAVVMVERTTEESENGRVEIRTSVAPGDRVMFAGADVAAGERALGPGTRLTPREIGLLSALGIDEVPVVGRPRVGIVSTGDELVRPGEQLNSDAGQIYDVNSYTIASGVEEAGGSVVFYPHTGDDYDEMERILLEAAKECDLVLSSGSTSAGAVDVVYRVIEDRGELLVHGVAVKPGKPMLVGELGGAAYVGLPGYPVSALTIFRTFVAPAIRRAAGLPEPQTATVTGRMATRERYSEGRLRLVPVGLVESGPSETLQIDSNTGDESETVELQGETLVYPVDKGSGATTSLVEADGIVEMHPDTRSLTMGKRIDVSLFSPDVRPPTLFGVGEDDPALSRLLDHLERPRYLSLGSREGLRRLRNGVTDIAVVASGDPSQSALESRFETEFETVPLGSWEREWGLAVQAGNPDGIEGLSDLIERDLRFVNRSSHSSLRSTLTDAIAVLAAERDETRHECIDAIDGFEMAVRAHESPVRTVLAGTADAGLGLRVTANKLDMDFVSLGTEQVRVLANPDRTEKGDVATLQSTVSDVEALFDELPGYRRS
- a CDS encoding HAD family hydrolase, whose amino-acid sequence is MSSSSASYDFWVFDLDGTLVDVEQSYTKEVLTIVGDRIGHEFSEWEMAALWYGFDGKRGDLFSQMGIDPANFWSTFHEVEDAESRAAATFLYKDADRVLSDIDGPVGLVTHCQQYLTEPVLDHLDIRDWFDTVFCCTDESGWKPDPEPVQTAMQAMGVNTKLNGNGNGNGNGARGVLVGDSPQDIGAAWNAGLDSVHIERHGHDRRGVCVLGDHRVTQLDELVSQPTRTLSKD